The following coding sequences lie in one Isoptericola variabilis 225 genomic window:
- a CDS encoding non-heme iron oxygenase ferredoxin subunit → MTKQLACMVDDLGPEEAMLVELDGVDGAPVPVALVRDADGDFHALSDVCSHGAVSLSDGEVEGCLVECWLHGSQFDVRTGKPVQLPATQPVPVYPVTVEGDRVLVDVDEPLAVAS, encoded by the coding sequence GTGACCAAGCAGCTGGCGTGCATGGTCGACGACCTCGGTCCGGAGGAGGCCATGCTCGTGGAGCTCGACGGCGTCGACGGCGCCCCCGTGCCGGTCGCGCTCGTGCGCGACGCGGACGGCGACTTCCACGCGCTGTCCGACGTCTGCTCGCACGGCGCGGTGTCGCTGTCCGACGGCGAGGTCGAGGGCTGCCTCGTCGAGTGCTGGCTGCACGGCTCGCAGTTCGACGTGCGCACCGGCAAGCCGGTCCAGCTCCCCGCGACGCAGCCCGTCCCGGTGTACCCCGTGACCGTCGAGGGCGACCGCGTCCTGGTCGACGTCGACGAGCCGCTCGCCGTCGCCTCCTGA
- the sufC gene encoding Fe-S cluster assembly ATPase SufC — translation MSTLEIRDLHVSVETKEGAKPILRGVDLTINSGETHAIMGPNGSGKSTLASALAGHPKYEVTSGTVTLDGEDVLEMSVDERARAGLFLAMQYPVEVPGVSVANFLRTAKTAIAGEAPSLRTWGKEVKQAMEHLRIDPSFAERSVNEGFSGGEKKRHEILQMELFKPRFAILDETDSGLDVDALRIVSEGVNRAKETTDVGVLLITHYTRILRYIKPDFVHVFVDGKIAEEGGPELAERLEDEGYDRYLTAGASA, via the coding sequence ATGTCCACCCTGGAGATCCGCGACCTGCACGTCAGCGTCGAGACCAAGGAAGGCGCCAAGCCGATCCTGCGCGGCGTCGACCTGACCATCAACAGCGGCGAGACGCACGCCATCATGGGCCCCAACGGCTCGGGCAAGTCGACGCTCGCCTCGGCGCTCGCCGGCCACCCCAAGTACGAGGTCACGTCGGGCACCGTCACGCTCGACGGCGAGGACGTCCTCGAGATGAGCGTCGACGAGCGCGCCCGCGCCGGCCTCTTCCTCGCCATGCAGTACCCGGTCGAGGTGCCCGGCGTGTCCGTGGCGAACTTCCTGCGCACGGCCAAGACGGCGATCGCCGGCGAGGCCCCCTCCCTGCGCACGTGGGGCAAGGAGGTCAAGCAGGCCATGGAGCACCTGCGCATCGACCCGTCGTTCGCCGAGCGCTCGGTCAACGAGGGCTTCTCGGGCGGCGAGAAGAAGCGCCACGAGATCCTGCAGATGGAGCTCTTCAAGCCGCGCTTCGCGATCCTCGACGAGACCGACTCCGGCCTCGACGTCGACGCGCTGCGCATCGTGTCCGAGGGCGTCAACCGCGCCAAGGAGACGACCGACGTCGGCGTGCTGCTCATCACGCACTACACGCGCATCCTGCGCTACATCAAGCCCGACTTCGTCCACGTCTTCGTCGACGGCAAGATCGCCGAGGAGGGCGGCCCCGAGCTCGCCGAGCGTCTCGAGGACGAGGGCTACGACCGCTACCTGACCGCCGGCGCGAGCGCCTGA
- a CDS encoding metalloregulator ArsR/SmtB family transcription factor: MSTTHAPAHPAPLAQHAPAHDADGTTRRRVLELVATEGPVTAGELAAELGLTSAAVRRHLALLEDDGKVTVHDAGPASGQARRGRPARRYVVSAGGQSELAGGYSELAAQTLRYLRDAVGPEAVAAFAAQRYAAVVRRYSPELTATDPQERAAQLAELLSDDGYAASVRPVVGPLVPTVQLCQGHCPVQHVAQEFTELCEAEARAFSELLGTHVQRLATIAGGAHACVTNVPLTQTTTQTQYPSPAGRTRGTQEGSR, translated from the coding sequence ATGTCGACGACGCACGCCCCGGCGCACCCTGCGCCCCTCGCGCAGCACGCGCCCGCGCACGACGCCGACGGGACCACCCGTCGTCGCGTCCTCGAACTCGTCGCCACCGAAGGTCCCGTCACCGCGGGCGAGTTGGCCGCCGAGCTGGGGCTGACCTCCGCCGCCGTGCGGCGCCACCTGGCGCTCCTCGAGGACGACGGCAAGGTCACCGTGCACGACGCCGGTCCGGCGTCCGGCCAGGCGCGTCGCGGCCGTCCGGCGCGGCGCTACGTCGTGAGCGCGGGCGGCCAGTCCGAGCTCGCGGGCGGCTACTCCGAGCTCGCCGCCCAGACCCTGCGGTACCTGCGCGACGCCGTCGGGCCCGAGGCCGTGGCGGCGTTCGCCGCCCAGCGGTACGCGGCGGTCGTGCGGCGCTACTCGCCCGAGCTCACCGCGACCGACCCGCAGGAGCGGGCGGCCCAGCTCGCCGAGCTGCTCTCGGACGACGGCTACGCGGCGTCCGTGCGTCCCGTCGTCGGGCCGCTCGTGCCCACCGTCCAGCTCTGCCAGGGGCACTGCCCCGTGCAGCACGTGGCGCAGGAGTTCACCGAGCTGTGCGAGGCCGAGGCGCGTGCGTTCTCCGAGCTGCTCGGGACGCACGTGCAGCGCCTGGCCACGATCGCGGGCGGCGCGCACGCGTGCGTCACCAACGTTCCCCTGACCCAGACCACCACTCAGACTCAGTACCCCAGCCCCGCCGGTCGCACCCGCGGCACGCAGGAAGGATCACGATGA
- the sufB gene encoding Fe-S cluster assembly protein SufB encodes MSAPTQDAAKAAPEQRTDEEIIASIGAYEYGWHDPDVAGQTAERGLNEAVVRRISELKNEPEWMTKQRLKALRLFEKKPMPSWGADLSGIDFDRIKYFVRSTEKQATSWDDLPEDIRNTYDKLGIPEAEKQRLVAGVAAQYESEVVYHQIREDLEAQGVIFVDTDTGLREYPELFQEYFGTVIPAGDNKFAALNSAVWSGGSFVYVPPGVHVEIPLQAYFRINTENMGQFERTLIIADEGSYVHYVEGCTAPIYSSDSLHSAVVEIIVKKNARVRYTTIQNWSNNVYNLVTKRATAAEGATMEWVDGNIGSKVTMKYPAIYLLGEHARGETLSIAFAGEGQHQDAGAKMVHAAPHTSSSIVSKSVARGGGRTSYRGLVQVLEGASHSASNVLCDALLVDQISRSDTYPYVDVREDDVSMGHEATVSRVSEDQLFYLMSRGMEETEAMAMIVRGFVEPIARELPMEYALELNRLIELQMEGSVG; translated from the coding sequence ATGAGCGCTCCCACCCAGGACGCCGCCAAGGCGGCACCGGAGCAGCGCACCGACGAGGAGATCATCGCCTCGATCGGCGCCTACGAGTACGGCTGGCACGACCCGGACGTCGCGGGCCAGACGGCCGAGCGCGGCCTGAACGAGGCGGTCGTGCGCCGCATCTCGGAGCTCAAGAACGAGCCCGAGTGGATGACCAAGCAGCGCCTCAAGGCGCTGCGCCTGTTCGAGAAGAAGCCGATGCCGAGCTGGGGTGCCGACCTGTCGGGCATCGACTTCGACCGCATCAAGTACTTCGTCCGGTCCACCGAGAAGCAGGCGACCAGCTGGGATGACCTGCCCGAGGACATCCGCAACACGTACGACAAGCTCGGCATCCCGGAGGCGGAGAAGCAGCGCCTCGTCGCGGGCGTCGCGGCGCAGTACGAGTCGGAGGTCGTGTACCACCAGATCCGCGAGGACCTGGAGGCCCAGGGCGTCATCTTCGTCGACACCGACACGGGCCTGCGCGAGTACCCGGAGCTGTTCCAGGAGTACTTCGGCACCGTCATCCCGGCGGGCGACAACAAGTTCGCCGCGCTGAACTCGGCCGTGTGGTCGGGCGGCTCGTTCGTCTACGTGCCGCCGGGCGTGCACGTCGAGATCCCGCTGCAGGCCTACTTCCGCATCAACACGGAGAACATGGGCCAGTTCGAGCGGACGCTGATCATCGCGGACGAGGGCTCGTACGTGCACTACGTCGAGGGCTGCACCGCGCCGATCTACTCGTCGGACTCGCTGCACTCGGCGGTCGTCGAGATCATCGTCAAGAAGAACGCCCGCGTGCGCTACACGACCATCCAGAACTGGTCGAACAACGTGTACAACCTGGTGACCAAGCGCGCCACGGCCGCCGAGGGCGCGACCATGGAGTGGGTCGACGGCAACATCGGCTCCAAGGTCACCATGAAGTACCCGGCGATCTACCTGCTGGGCGAGCACGCGCGCGGCGAGACGCTGTCGATCGCGTTCGCCGGTGAGGGCCAGCACCAGGACGCGGGCGCCAAGATGGTGCACGCCGCCCCGCACACGTCGAGCTCGATCGTCTCCAAGTCGGTCGCGCGCGGCGGCGGGCGCACGTCGTACCGCGGGCTCGTGCAGGTGCTCGAGGGCGCCTCGCACTCGGCGTCGAACGTCCTGTGCGACGCGCTGCTCGTCGACCAGATCTCCCGGTCCGACACCTACCCGTACGTCGACGTCCGCGAGGACGACGTGTCCATGGGGCACGAGGCGACGGTCTCGCGGGTGAGCGAGGACCAGCTGTTCTACCTCATGTCCCGAGGCATGGAGGAGACCGAGGCGATGGCCATGATCGTGCGCGGGTTCGTCGAGCCCATCGCGCGTGAGCTGCCCATGGAGTACGCGCTCGAGCTCAACCGCCTCATCGAGCTGCAGATGGAAGGGTCCGTCGGCTGA
- a CDS encoding HdeD family acid-resistance protein: MAFPTFDRPDDLTRLARRIWYWPFVRGLLALGFGAAAILLPTTTPGLLVQVLGAFVALDGVVSLVDCARRRGTRAGSANLGLGLAAVVLGAVLLLAPQAVLGVVLVLVAVWAAGLGVLQLVVASALRPRGGTAWVWTLVAGVLLLALAVVCLVNPDASVAVMSVLVGVVAVVVGSALLALGLRLRSFARAGSWPGGPGGGRVIEGRVEEM; the protein is encoded by the coding sequence ATGGCCTTCCCCACGTTCGACCGGCCCGACGACCTCACGCGGCTCGCGCGGCGGATCTGGTACTGGCCCTTCGTGCGCGGCCTGCTGGCGCTCGGGTTCGGCGCGGCGGCGATCCTGCTGCCGACCACGACGCCCGGCCTGCTCGTCCAGGTGCTCGGCGCGTTCGTCGCGCTCGACGGCGTCGTGAGCCTCGTCGACTGCGCCCGACGGCGCGGCACGCGTGCCGGGTCGGCGAACCTGGGCCTCGGCCTGGCCGCGGTGGTGCTCGGCGCGGTGCTCCTGCTCGCGCCCCAGGCCGTCCTCGGCGTGGTGCTCGTGCTGGTCGCGGTGTGGGCGGCCGGCCTCGGCGTTCTCCAGCTCGTCGTCGCCTCGGCCCTGCGCCCCCGCGGCGGGACGGCGTGGGTCTGGACCCTCGTCGCGGGCGTGCTGCTCCTGGCGCTCGCGGTCGTGTGCCTGGTCAACCCCGACGCGTCGGTCGCCGTGATGTCGGTCCTCGTGGGCGTCGTCGCGGTCGTCGTCGGCAGCGCCCTGCTCGCTCTCGGGCTGCGGCTGCGGTCGTTCGCGCGCGCCGGCTCGTGGCCGGGCGGGCCGGGCGGGGGGCGCGTGATCGAGGGCCGCGTCGAGGAGATGTGA
- a CDS encoding cysteine desulfurase, whose product MTTTDAVLTPSELAAVRADFPLLGRTVRGGRPLVYLDSAATSQKPNVVLEAEVEFYEQRNAAVHRGAHALAEEATEAYEGARDAVAAFVGADPGEIVWTSGATAAINLVAYAFANATAGRGGAGSDRFRLDAGDEIVVTEAEHHANLVPWQELCARTGAVLRWFGVTDDGRLDLSTLDDVITERTRVVAFGHVSNVTGAVAPVAELVAAARRVGAFTVLDACQSVPNLPVDLHALGVDFAAFSGHKMLGPTGVGALYGRRELLEAMPPVTTGGSMVEVVTMEATTYAPPPQRFEAGTQPVAQAVGMGVAAQWLDELGMEAVAAHERALAAELVKIAEIPGVRVVGPTDTVDRLAVVSFVVDGVHAHDVGQVLDDRGIAVRVGHHCAQPLHRRFGVAATARASASVYTTVEEITAFREALSGVRAFFGAE is encoded by the coding sequence ATGACCACCACCGACGCCGTGCTCACCCCGAGCGAGCTCGCCGCCGTGCGGGCGGACTTCCCCCTGCTCGGGCGCACGGTGCGGGGTGGCCGTCCGCTCGTCTACCTCGACTCCGCCGCCACGTCGCAGAAGCCGAACGTGGTGCTCGAGGCCGAGGTCGAGTTCTACGAGCAGCGCAACGCCGCCGTGCACCGCGGCGCGCACGCGCTCGCCGAGGAGGCGACCGAGGCGTACGAGGGCGCGCGCGACGCGGTCGCGGCGTTCGTCGGCGCCGACCCGGGCGAGATCGTCTGGACCTCCGGGGCGACGGCGGCGATCAACCTCGTCGCGTACGCGTTCGCCAACGCCACGGCGGGGCGCGGCGGGGCGGGCTCGGACCGCTTCCGCCTGGACGCGGGCGACGAGATCGTCGTGACCGAGGCCGAGCACCACGCGAACCTCGTGCCGTGGCAGGAGCTGTGCGCCCGCACGGGCGCCGTCCTGCGGTGGTTCGGGGTGACGGACGACGGGCGGCTCGACCTGTCGACGCTCGACGACGTGATCACCGAGCGCACGCGCGTCGTCGCGTTCGGCCACGTGTCGAACGTGACGGGCGCGGTCGCCCCGGTGGCCGAGCTCGTCGCGGCCGCGCGCCGCGTCGGCGCGTTCACCGTGCTCGACGCGTGCCAGTCGGTGCCGAACCTCCCGGTCGACCTGCACGCGCTCGGCGTCGACTTCGCGGCCTTCAGCGGCCACAAGATGCTCGGCCCCACGGGTGTCGGCGCCCTCTACGGGCGGCGCGAGCTGCTCGAGGCCATGCCGCCCGTCACGACGGGCGGCTCGATGGTCGAGGTCGTGACCATGGAGGCGACGACGTACGCCCCGCCGCCGCAGCGGTTCGAGGCCGGCACGCAGCCGGTCGCGCAGGCCGTGGGCATGGGCGTGGCCGCGCAGTGGCTCGACGAGCTCGGCATGGAGGCGGTCGCCGCGCACGAGCGCGCGCTCGCCGCCGAGCTCGTGAAGATCGCCGAGATCCCGGGCGTGCGCGTCGTCGGCCCGACCGACACCGTCGACCGGCTCGCGGTGGTGTCGTTCGTCGTCGACGGCGTGCACGCGCACGACGTCGGCCAGGTGCTCGACGACCGTGGCATCGCCGTGCGCGTGGGCCACCACTGCGCGCAGCCGCTGCACCGCCGGTTCGGCGTCGCGGCCACGGCCCGCGCGTCGGCCTCGGTGTACACGACGGTCGAGGAGATCACGGCGTTCCGGGAAGCCCTGAGCGGGGTCCGGGCGTTCTTCGGTGCGGAGTGA
- a CDS encoding ABC transporter permease: MTSAPPARRVLAQASFETRAILRNGEQLLVTLALPVLLLVGLVQTSLVELDTGGASRVDFVTPGVLALACLSTAFTSQAIATAFDRRNGVLRLLATTPLGRGGLLAGKVLGVLAVEAVQVVVIGAVALALGWRPDVAGVPAALGAGLLGTAAFTALALLLAGTLRAEGVLAVANLVLVLLVVGGGLLVPPDQLPGPLAHLAAFLPSGALGEALRGALLGTGVPALSVVVLLGWTAAFGAGATRLFRWH, translated from the coding sequence ATGACCTCCGCTCCCCCGGCACGCCGCGTCCTGGCGCAGGCGTCGTTCGAGACGCGCGCGATCCTGCGCAACGGCGAGCAGCTGCTCGTCACGCTCGCCCTGCCCGTGCTGCTGCTCGTCGGCCTGGTCCAGACCTCGCTCGTCGAGCTCGACACCGGCGGCGCGTCCCGCGTGGACTTCGTCACGCCCGGCGTCCTGGCGCTCGCGTGCCTGTCGACCGCGTTCACGTCCCAGGCGATCGCGACGGCGTTCGACCGCCGCAACGGTGTCCTGCGCCTGCTCGCCACGACGCCCCTGGGCCGCGGCGGGCTGCTCGCCGGCAAGGTGCTCGGCGTGCTCGCGGTCGAGGCCGTCCAGGTCGTCGTCATCGGCGCGGTCGCGCTCGCGCTCGGCTGGCGGCCCGACGTCGCGGGCGTGCCCGCCGCGCTCGGGGCCGGCCTGCTCGGCACCGCGGCGTTCACCGCGCTCGCGCTGCTGCTCGCCGGGACGCTGCGCGCCGAGGGCGTGCTCGCGGTCGCCAACCTCGTGCTCGTGCTGCTCGTGGTGGGCGGCGGGCTGCTCGTCCCGCCGGACCAGCTCCCCGGGCCGCTCGCGCACCTCGCGGCCTTCCTGCCCTCGGGCGCGCTCGGCGAGGCACTGCGCGGCGCCCTCCTCGGCACCGGCGTGCCCGCGCTCTCCGTCGTGGTGCTGCTCGGCTGGACGGCCGCGTTCGGCGCGGGGGCGACCCGCCTGTTCCGCTGGCACTGA
- a CDS encoding ABC transporter ATP-binding protein encodes MPTSLAPHGAAVVVRGLVKRYGGTAVVDGLDLEARAGAVTAVLGPNGAGKTTTVECCEGLRTPDGGTVRVLGLDPVADARLLRPRVGVMLQDGGLPSGVRAGEMLRHVAAMYAAPRDLGELAERLGLDSFARTTVRRLSGGQRQRLALAAAVVGRPEVVFLDEPSAGMDPQSRLAVWALVRELRDEGVAVVLTTHLMDEAEDLADVVHVVDHGRVIASGTVPELLTAEAAGARTVRLDAPPGLDVAALAAALDGRGAGGDDPTERWVVTEPEPGSYVATGPADARAVARLTAWLADGDVLASRLTVGRRTLEDVFLDLTGRHLR; translated from the coding sequence GTGCCCACGTCCCTGGCGCCACACGGCGCAGCCGTCGTCGTGCGCGGCCTCGTCAAGCGCTACGGCGGCACGGCCGTCGTCGACGGCCTCGACCTCGAGGCCCGCGCCGGCGCCGTGACCGCGGTGCTCGGCCCCAACGGGGCGGGCAAGACGACGACGGTCGAGTGCTGCGAGGGCCTGCGCACGCCCGACGGCGGCACCGTCCGGGTGCTGGGCCTCGACCCGGTCGCCGACGCGCGCCTGCTGCGGCCTCGCGTCGGCGTCATGCTGCAGGACGGCGGGCTGCCCTCGGGCGTGCGCGCGGGCGAGATGCTCCGGCACGTCGCCGCCATGTACGCCGCGCCCCGCGACCTCGGCGAGCTCGCCGAGCGCCTGGGCCTCGACTCGTTCGCCCGCACCACGGTGCGCCGCCTGTCGGGCGGCCAGCGGCAGCGGCTCGCGCTCGCCGCGGCGGTCGTCGGCCGCCCCGAGGTCGTGTTCCTCGACGAGCCGAGCGCCGGCATGGACCCGCAGAGTCGCCTCGCGGTGTGGGCGCTCGTGCGCGAGCTGCGCGACGAGGGCGTCGCCGTCGTGCTCACGACGCACCTCATGGACGAGGCGGAGGACCTCGCGGACGTGGTGCACGTCGTCGACCACGGCCGCGTCATCGCCTCAGGGACGGTCCCCGAGCTGCTCACGGCCGAGGCGGCAGGGGCGCGCACCGTCCGCCTCGACGCGCCGCCCGGGCTCGACGTCGCGGCGCTCGCCGCGGCGCTCGACGGCCGCGGCGCCGGCGGCGACGACCCCACCGAGCGCTGGGTCGTGACCGAGCCCGAGCCCGGCTCGTACGTCGCGACCGGCCCGGCCGACGCGCGCGCGGTCGCCCGGCTCACGGCCTGGCTCGCCGACGGCGACGTCCTCGCGAGCCGCCTCACCGTGGGGCGGCGCACGCTCGAGGACGTCTTCCTCGACCTGACGGGACGGCACCTGCGATGA
- a CDS encoding glycosyltransferase, giving the protein MHVTQGTYRVDPRELVVPALEALGPVPANARVAEMVPYERLLPLTSVMVTNRGWGGVLAALRHGVPLVVAPTDMDKPEIAARVAGAGVGVDLRTGTPSAARRPRRISSRSCWADRVRLVCAGAARRSRSPTRAGPPRACAGPRAARAGP; this is encoded by the coding sequence GTGCACGTGACCCAGGGGACCTACCGCGTCGACCCGCGCGAGCTCGTCGTCCCGGCGCTCGAGGCGCTCGGTCCCGTACCGGCCAACGCGCGCGTGGCCGAGATGGTGCCGTACGAGCGGCTGCTGCCGCTGACGTCGGTCATGGTCACCAACCGCGGCTGGGGCGGGGTGCTCGCGGCGCTGCGCCACGGCGTGCCGCTCGTCGTCGCGCCGACGGACATGGACAAGCCGGAGATCGCGGCGCGCGTGGCGGGGGCCGGCGTGGGCGTCGACCTGCGCACCGGCACGCCGTCGGCGGCGCGCCGGCCGCGGCGGATCTCGTCGAGGAGCTGCTGGGCTGACCGGGTCAGGCTCGTGTGCGCAGGCGCAGCACGGCGTTCGCGGTCGCCCACACGAGCAGGCCCGCCCCGAGCATGTGCAGGCCCACGAGCAGCGCGGGCAGGCCCGTGA
- the sufD gene encoding Fe-S cluster assembly protein SufD translates to MSVPTDLSTDHSRAVADGAHSHGVVPAGSRAERLTSFDLADIPVPTGREEEWRFSPVPRLQPLFAEDLGVAGVRTTVVPAPEVKVEIVGRDDARLGTTGKPGDRTAVTAWNAFREATVVTVPAEAVASDVTSIRVEGVTKDPSVAHLLVRAERHSQAVVVLDHLGDATLDETVEIVVEDGAHLTLVSVQDWTDGAVHASSHRARLGRDAKLKHVVVTFGGDVVRITPDATFTAEGGEVEMVGLYFADADQHQEHRLFVDHAVPRCTSRVTYKGALQGEGAHAVWVGDVLIRAEAEGTDTYELNRNLVLSDGARADSVPNLEIETGEIEGAGHASATGRFDDEQLFYLMARGIPETDARRLVVRGFFAELIEEIGVPAVEERLIASIEAELEKSMSVITGIAPEGDA, encoded by the coding sequence ATGTCTGTCCCCACTGATCTGAGCACGGATCACTCGCGCGCCGTGGCCGACGGCGCCCACTCGCACGGGGTGGTGCCCGCCGGCTCGCGCGCGGAGCGCCTCACGTCGTTCGACCTCGCGGACATCCCGGTGCCGACCGGCCGCGAGGAGGAGTGGCGCTTCTCGCCCGTGCCGCGGCTCCAGCCGCTGTTCGCCGAGGACCTCGGCGTCGCGGGCGTGCGCACCACGGTCGTGCCCGCGCCCGAGGTCAAGGTCGAGATCGTCGGCCGCGACGACGCCCGCCTGGGCACCACCGGCAAGCCCGGCGACCGCACCGCCGTGACCGCGTGGAACGCGTTCCGCGAGGCGACCGTCGTGACGGTGCCGGCCGAGGCCGTGGCGTCGGACGTCACGTCGATCCGCGTCGAGGGCGTCACCAAGGACCCGTCGGTCGCGCACCTGCTCGTGCGCGCCGAGCGTCACTCGCAGGCCGTCGTCGTGCTGGACCACCTCGGCGACGCGACGCTCGACGAGACGGTCGAGATCGTCGTCGAGGACGGCGCCCACCTCACGCTCGTCAGCGTCCAGGACTGGACCGACGGCGCCGTGCACGCCTCGTCGCACCGGGCCCGCCTCGGCCGCGACGCCAAGCTCAAGCACGTCGTCGTGACGTTCGGCGGCGACGTCGTGCGCATCACGCCCGACGCGACGTTCACCGCCGAGGGCGGCGAGGTCGAGATGGTCGGCCTGTACTTCGCGGACGCCGACCAGCACCAGGAGCACCGCCTCTTCGTCGACCACGCCGTGCCGCGCTGCACCTCGCGCGTGACCTACAAGGGCGCGCTGCAGGGCGAGGGCGCGCACGCCGTGTGGGTCGGCGACGTGCTCATCCGGGCCGAGGCCGAGGGCACCGACACCTACGAGCTCAACCGCAACCTCGTCCTCAGCGACGGCGCGCGCGCGGACTCGGTGCCGAACCTCGAGATCGAGACCGGCGAGATCGAGGGCGCGGGGCACGCGTCCGCGACCGGCCGGTTCGACGACGAGCAGCTCTTCTACCTCATGGCCCGCGGCATCCCGGAGACCGACGCCCGCCGCCTGGTCGTGCGCGGCTTCTTCGCCGAGCTGATCGAGGAGATCGGCGTCCCGGCGGTCGAGGAGCGCCTGATCGCGTCGATCGAGGCCGAGCTCGAGAAGTCGATGAGCGTCATCACCGGCATCGCCCCCGAGGGGGACGCGTGA
- a CDS encoding NUDIX hydrolase, with protein sequence MTQAAPGRTADEVDPRPVVRHERLHAGRVFDLVRDDVDLGAAGTVTREYLDHPGAVAIVALDDADRVLLLRQYRHPVRGFLWEVPAGLLDVDGEHPQAAAARELAEEADLTAARWDVLVDFATSPGASNESLRVFLARDLGRVPEHERHVRTGEEADMVERWVPLEEAVALVLDGSLHNPSAVVGILAAAASRAGGWASLRPVDAPWPYRRGALPA encoded by the coding sequence GTGACGCAGGCCGCGCCCGGCCGCACGGCCGACGAGGTCGACCCGCGCCCGGTCGTGCGGCACGAGCGGCTGCACGCCGGGCGGGTGTTCGACCTCGTGCGCGACGACGTCGACCTCGGGGCCGCGGGCACGGTGACGCGCGAGTACCTCGACCACCCGGGTGCGGTCGCGATCGTCGCGCTCGACGACGCCGACCGCGTCCTGCTGCTGCGCCAGTACCGCCACCCGGTGCGGGGGTTCCTCTGGGAGGTGCCGGCGGGGCTGCTCGACGTCGACGGCGAGCACCCGCAGGCCGCCGCGGCGCGCGAGCTGGCCGAGGAGGCCGACCTCACGGCCGCGCGCTGGGACGTGCTGGTCGACTTCGCGACGAGCCCCGGCGCCAGCAACGAGTCCCTGCGCGTCTTCCTGGCCCGCGACCTGGGGCGCGTGCCCGAGCACGAGCGGCACGTGCGCACGGGCGAGGAGGCCGACATGGTCGAGCGGTGGGTGCCGCTCGAGGAGGCCGTCGCCCTCGTGCTCGACGGGAGCCTGCACAACCCGTCGGCCGTGGTCGGGATCCTCGCCGCGGCGGCGAGCCGCGCCGGCGGCTGGGCGTCGCTGCGCCCCGTCGACGCGCCGTGGCCCTACCGCCGGGGCGCCCTGCCCGCCTGA
- a CDS encoding heme A synthase has protein sequence MDAVSTPALHPAPVARPDRLARFRGWTRGVLIANVVAQVGIIVSGGAVRLTGSGLGCSTWPHCEPGRFTPEFHEATSLHPYIEFGNRTLTGVLSVIGVMVLLLVWTDRRRSTAYRALGVVPLAGVAAQAVIGGVVVLLELHPGWVSLHFAVSAALVWASAYLLHRHGEGDGPPVAVGPRQLTATGWALALLLVPVVGLGVLVTGSGPHSGDAEVGYRFALDPLATTRAHSASVWLFVGVLVVLLALLHRLPADERVRAARRGAWLLLAVTAAQGGIGYAQYFTGLPALLVGLHMLGAGLLVWATANAVLRLRTRA, from the coding sequence GTGGACGCCGTGAGCACGCCCGCCCTGCACCCGGCCCCCGTCGCGCGCCCCGACCGCCTGGCCCGCTTCCGCGGCTGGACGCGGGGCGTGCTGATCGCCAACGTCGTCGCGCAGGTCGGGATCATCGTCTCAGGCGGCGCGGTGCGGCTCACGGGATCGGGCCTCGGCTGCTCGACGTGGCCGCACTGCGAGCCGGGCCGGTTCACGCCCGAGTTCCACGAGGCGACCTCGCTCCACCCGTACATCGAGTTCGGCAACCGCACGCTCACGGGCGTGCTGTCCGTCATCGGCGTCATGGTCCTGCTCCTCGTGTGGACCGACCGCCGGCGCTCGACGGCGTACCGCGCGCTCGGCGTCGTGCCGCTCGCCGGCGTGGCCGCCCAGGCGGTCATCGGCGGTGTCGTCGTGCTGCTCGAGCTGCACCCGGGCTGGGTGTCGCTGCACTTCGCCGTCTCCGCGGCGCTCGTGTGGGCGTCGGCGTACCTGCTGCACCGGCACGGCGAGGGCGACGGCCCGCCCGTCGCCGTCGGGCCTCGCCAGCTCACCGCCACGGGCTGGGCGCTGGCGCTCCTGCTCGTCCCGGTCGTCGGGCTCGGCGTGCTCGTCACCGGCTCGGGCCCGCACTCCGGCGACGCCGAGGTGGGCTACCGCTTCGCCCTCGACCCCCTCGCGACGACGCGCGCGCACTCGGCCTCCGTGTGGCTCTTCGTCGGCGTGCTCGTGGTCCTGCTCGCGCTCCTGCACCGGCTGCCTGCCGACGAGCGCGTGCGGGCCGCGCGCCGCGGCGCCTGGCTCCTGCTCGCCGTGACGGCGGCCCAGGGCGGCATCGGCTACGCCCAGTACTTCACGGGCCTGCCCGCGCTGCTCGTGGGCCTGCACATGCTCGGGGCGGGCCTGCTCGTGTGGGCGACCGCGAACGCCGTGCTGCGCCTGCGCACACGAGCCTGA